The DNA window CGCCCAATCGCTCGTTACCGGCCTCACTTTTTCCAACGCCCTGCTGACGTTTGCGGACGCGGTGAACGTTGCTTTCAACACCACGACGGGCACGAACTTCGGCACGGCGACGGGACAGAAACTCGGCTTCTGGAACGCTACGCCCGTGGTGCAGCAGGTGCTGGCGACCGGCGCCGGCGCGACTGTCGATAACGTCATTTCGCTGCTGCAGACGCTCGGCCTCTGCCGACAATCCTAACTTCAAGGAGTATTTCTCATGGCAACCAGTGCTGAAATCGTCGCTATCGGTCAGGCCGTCGCCGCCTGCGCCAGGGCCGCCAAAAGCCTGAACGCGATTACGGATCAAACGCTTTCGCGCAACACGGTCGAATCTTTCGACTGGGCCGCCGCGGATGCCGACGAGGCGAACGCGGCGTTGTCGGCCGCTGGCGTCAGCTATTCCTCGGCGGAAGTATCGAACGCGATCGGCAGCCTGGCGGCGTTCCAGACGTATTGGGGCACGCACGGCGGCAACTTTGAAAAGCTCACCGATCCGATTGTGTAATCGGCAGATCACCTTCACCAGAACGGATTAACCGATGGCCGCCAAGAAACCGCCGCTCATTACGCTCAAACTGCCGCTCGACGACGTGCTGAAAATCACGGCCAGCCTGTCGGAGCATCCTTACAAAATGGTGGCCGACACGCTGGAGCGGATGGACGCGCAGGCGAAACCGCAGATCGAAAAACTCGAAGGCAAATAACCAATGGCATCCACCACGATCACCTGCAACCTGCCCAGCGGCCTGTCGTCGCCCGTCCTCAAGCTGGCAGCCGTCGGCGCTCCTGATACGCTCGTCAACGGCGTCGGCGATACGCTGACCGAACAGACGAACCTCAAAGGCTGGTACGCAGCGACGGTTACCGAAGCGCTCGCCGATCTGCATCTGGCCACACTGGAGGATTCGGCCAGCAACGTCCTGGCGACCGGCTACGTCAGCCTGGCCGACGACACGGGCAACTACCTGGTGGTCGAACAGTGTCTGCTTTCGGTCGGCGCCAAACCGGGCGAACTGTCGATCAGTTCGGGCAAGGTGCCAGCCACGATCGCCGCGGGCGACCTCGCAACCGATTCGATCACGGCCGACGTTCTCCAAGCCGACGCGGTTGCGGAGTTGCAGAACGGCCTCGCGACGGCGTCCGCCTTGGCAACCGTGGATGGCAATGTGGATGCGATCAGGGCCGTCACGGACGAGATCCCCGATGCCGGAGCGATGACCAGCCTCGCGATGGCGCTCGCCACGGTCGACGGGAACGTCAACTCCATCCTGGAAGACACAGCCGAGATCGGGCCCGCCGGCGCCGGGCTGACGAACATCCACCTGCCCGACCAGGAGATGAACATCACCGGCAATCTGTCGGGATCGGTGGGCAGCGTTACCGGCGGCATCAACACGGCGGCCGGCGAGATCACCACGCTCGACGGCCTCGATACGGCCCAGGACGCCGAACACGACGCGACGCAGGCCCTGCTTGCCACGATCGCCGCTTATATCGACACCGAAGTGGCCGCCATCAAAGCGGTGACGGACGCGATACCCGACTCGGGAGCAATGAGCAGCATCGCCACGGCGGCCGCGCTCGCGACGGTTGATGCGAACGTCGATTCCGTCCTGGAGGATACGGCCGAACTGCAGGCGGCCTGGACGGATGGCGGTCGTCTGGACCTGCTGGTCGATGCGATCCAGGAGGCGATCCAGGCAACGGGCGTCGCACTGTCGGCGGCGACCATCAACACGATCGCGGACGGACTGCTGGACCGGACCGATGGCGTGGAGCCAGCCAGCAGCGGCACGTCCCGCACTCTGCGGCAGGCGTTGCGGCTGATCCTGGCTGCCAGCGTCGGCAAGCTCAGCGGAGCCGCCGGCGCCCAGGTCATGATCCGCGACCCCAACGACACAAAGAACCGGATCGTCGCCGCCGTCGACAGCAGCGGCAACCGCACCAGCGTGACGCTCAACGACAGTTAAGCGGTCGCCGCCCACGTTGCCTCCGCCCGGTTCTTTTTGCGAGAGTCCCGAATGTTCGCCGCCCGCTATTTTTCCCCGCGTTTCTTTACCCCCAAGTACTGGCCGCCGACCCTTGTCCGCCGGGGGGCCGCCGTGCAGATCGAGGCGCGCGATTTCCTGGCCGGCCCTTCGGCCGCCGCCTCGCACCGGGCGGGAGCGGCCGCAGCTTCAGAACAAACGGCCGGAGCCGCCGCGGTCGCCTGTCCTCGCTGACAGGTTCTGCCACTCTAGCATTTCATGTCACGCTGACATGCACTGGCGCCGGTTCCTGGCGGCAGCCTCTTCTTCCTTCTTTTCTATGGAGTCCATGCCGGCGATGAAAATACGGGACCGCATTATTGATTTTCGCCGCGTGCCGGCGGACCAGTTGCTGCCGAATCCGAAAAACTGGCGGACCCATCCGGTCGCCCAGCAGGACGCCCTCCGCGGCATCCTGGCCGAAGTCGGCATCGCCGACGCGGTGCTCGCCCGGGAAACGCCGGCGGGACTGATGCTGATCGATGGCCACCTGCGGGCGGACGTATCGGCCGACGCCGTCTGGCCGGTGCTGGTGCTGGATGTCGACGATGACGAAGCCGACAAGCTGCTGGCCTCCCATGATCCGCTGGCCGCGATGGCGGTCGCCGACCAGCAAAAGCTGGACGAACTGCTGGCCGGCCTGGTGGTGGAAAGCGCCGCCCTGCAGGCGATGTTCGACGACCTGCAGCCCGATTCCGGGCAGCCGGACGAACCGGAGGAGGAATCGCCGGAAGTCGAAATCCCCGAGATGTTCCAGGTCGTGGTCGCCTGCGTTTCAGAAGCAGACCAGGCCGACGTTTACAGCCGGCTCACAGAGGAAGGATATCGATGCCGCGTTTTGACCTTGTAGTGGAATGCCCCTTGTTCAACTCCTTTCGCGTGCAACAGGCGGCCGGCATGTTCGACATGGCGCCGGCCGAAAAACTGCGCGAAGAGTTCCATGTGGAAACGCCCGAACTGGACGAACCCTGGACGATCGGCGCCATTGTGGGACCGTCGGGCAGCGGCAAAACGACCGTCGCCCGGGCCGCGTATGGCGAGCGCGTTTACGCCGGCGGGAACTGGCCGGCCGACGCCGCCGTGGTGGATCAGTTTGGAGATCTGCCGATGACGGCGATCACCCAGGCGCTGACCGCGGTTGGTTTCAGCAGCCCGCCCAGCTGGATCAAGCCGTACGCCGCGCTGAGTAACGGCGAGCAATTTCGCTGCGATCTGGCCCGGGCGCTCCTGTGCGGCGCCCAGGGGCCGGGCGAAGCGATGCCGGGGGACGACCTGGTCGTGTTCGACGAATTCACCAGCGTCGTGGATCGGGCGGCGGCCCGGATTGGCTCGGCGGCGGTCAGCAAGGCGATTCGCTCCGGCCGCATCGATCGGCGGATGGTGACCGTAACCTGTCACTACGACGTGCTGGAATGGCTTGAGCCCGACTGGGTGCTCGACATGGCCGACGGTCGTCTGCAGCGGAGGCGTCTTCGGCGACCCCGCCTGGAAATGCAGGTCCGCCGCTGCACCCATGCTGCGTGGTCCCTGTTTAAGCGTTATCACTATTTAAGCGGCGCGCTGAGCCCTTACGCGGAGTGCTTTCTGGCCGTCTGGGAGGAAGAGCCGGTCGCGTTTTGCGCCGTGCTGAACATCCCCGGCCGTCGCGGGCGAAAGCGGATCTCGCGGATTGTGGTTCGTCCCGACTATCAGGGGATCGGCGTCGGCGGCCGCATGCTCGATGCGGTGGCGGAGATGTACCGGCGGCAGCAAAAACGGATGAACATCACCACCAGCCATCCGGCCATGATCGCTAGTCTGCGTCGCAGCCCGCGCTGGAAGGCCGTGGGCTTCAAACCGCTGGGGAACCGCCGCACGCGCGGAACCCGCCGGCCCGACGTCGGCTCTCTGGGGCGGTCGATCGCTTCGTTTGAGTACCACCATCGCCCCGATGCGGTCGCTGATGATCCGCCCGGGAGCCTGCCATGACGAGCCCCCGAACTGCCGGCCGGCAAGAGCGAAAGGAACGCCGCCGCCAGGTGGCCGACCTGTATGTGCAGGCCGTATCGCTGGTGGAAATGGCCGAATCGCTGGGAGTCGATGCGGCCGCCGTGAAGCGTGATCTGAAAGCAGTCCACGCCGCCTGGCGACGCGAACGTCCTGACGATCTGGATACGCTCCGCGAACGGGAGCTGCAGAAAATCGACCGCGTGGAACGGGAAGCCTGGCGCGCCTGGGAACGCTCGCAACGGGACGTTGTCGCCACCAAACTGAGCCACGACGAGAAGAGCCGCAAGGCCGAACGCACCTCGAAAGAACAGTTCGGCGATCCCCGTTACCTGACGATGATCAAGGACTGCATCGACCGCCGCTGCCGACTGCTGGGGCTGGGAACGGAAACTTCCAGCGACCAGCCGCCTGCGCCGGTCTGCGAAGTGGTCGTCGCCACCCATCAACAGGCGGCCGCGATGCTGACCTTCGAGCAGTTCCAGCAAGCCCAGGAACCGGCCGGCGAGTAACGTCCGTCGTTGTGCCCGTCGTGCTTCCTTACCGACTTGCCTTTCTCTCTGCTGTTTACCTTATGTCAACTTCTGTCACTCCGCTGGCCATCTATGAGAAGCAGGCCGAATTTCGCCAGTCGAGCGCCTGGATTCGTGGTTTTTGCGCCGGTCGCGGAGCGGGGAAAACCCGGATCGGCGCCGTGGATATCATGCTGCGGGCCCGTTCCGGCGAGCCGTTTATGGTCGTGAGTCCCAATTACATCATGCTGGATGAAACCACCTGGCCGACCTTTCGCGAAGCGGCCGAGCAGCTGGGCGTATGGCGCGGCGGCGTTCGCTCGCCGACGCGCCGGGCCGTGATCCGCACGCAGGACGGCGGCCAGGCGGAGGTTGTGTTCCGCTCGGGCGAAAATCCGGAAAGTTTGCGCGGTCCCAGCAAAGCGGGGCTCTGGATTGATGAGGCCAGTCTGATGAGCCAGGAGGTGTTCCACTGGGCGACGCCTGTGCTGCGGCATCGCGGCAAGATGGGATTCCTGACGCTGACCTTCACGCCCAAAGGACGCCGCCACTGGACCTACGACCTGTTCTTTGACGAGGCCGGCCGCCCCAAACCGGACACGCACCTGGTGCATGCCCACACCCGGGAGAACCCGTTTCTGCCGCCCCAGTACCACGGCAATATCGAATCACAGTACACGCAAACGCTGGCCAGCCAGGAGCTGGGCGGCGAGTTTATCGAGCTGGCCGGCGAGATGTTTCGCCGCGAGTGGTTCCCGGTGCTGCCCGCCGCGCCGGCGACGATCGCCCGGGTGCGATACTGGGACAAGGCCGCCACGCACGGGTCGGGCGCGTTCACCGCCGGCGTGCGGATGGCGCGGACCGACGACGGGCTGTTTGTGGTGGAAGACGTCGTCCGTGGGCAATGGTCGTCGCTAGAACGGGACCGCGTGATGCTGCAGACGGCCCATACCGACGCGAACCTGTCCGGGACGCCGGTGCGGATCTTCTTTGAACAGGAAGGCGGCAGCGGCGGCAAGGAATCGGCCGAGCAGACCCTGCGGCTGCTGGCCGGCTTCTCGGTGCAGCGCGATCTGGTTTCCGGGCGACGAGATCGCTTGCGGGCCGGTCAGCGTCTGCCAGGCGACGCCAAGATTTCCCGCGCCGGACCGCTGGCGGCGCAGGCCGAAGCGGGGAACGTCCGGCTGTTACGCGGCCGCTGGATCGACGACTACCTGGCTGAGATTTGCGCCTTTCCCGAATACCCTTACGCCGACCAGGTCGACGCCAGCTCCGGCGCGTTCAACAAGCTGATCGCCTTGACGGCGACGAGCGACCAGCCGCAGCGGATCGCCGCGCCGCGTCCGCAGCCCAGCCGGCACGGCGTGCAGTTCCGGCGGTGACGCGCGGGTTTGGTCAACTTAGGAATGTGCGACGAAAGTCGACAGTCAGTCGCCTTTTGCTCCGCAAAAGGACGCGTACTTTCACGGAGAGGCTGTGAATTTATTCCGAAATTCAGGGGATGTTAACTTAGGATGCTTCAAAAACGAGCCATTTTCATCTCAGAGGCGAGGTTTGAGATCAAAACAGGGTCGTTTTTGAGTGCCATTTGCTAGCAGAACCCCTCCTCTGGTTAATAAATTCACAGCCTCGGAGTGAAAGTCGACTTTCCGGCGTCTGCTCTTTCTCGGAACGACGAATCAATACCTGGCAGTAATGTTCGTCGTCCTCTTATCCAATCCTTTCTTTTGCGGATCTGATCGTTATGCCGAAAGCTCGAATCTTCCCGTTCCTGGCGATGAAAGATTGCGGCTGGACCGCTTTGGCCCGCGTGCAGAATCCGGACGGGGCAAACATCACCCAGGCGACCGTGGCGAGCATCGCCTGCCGGGTGACGGGGGCCGACGGGACGGCCACGCATACGGCCGATTTGACGGTCAGCGCCGCCGTATCCGACGCCTTGCTGGGGAATTCGCTCAACCTTGACGCCCGCTGGACAGAAGACGACATCGGCTTCAACTTCGCCTGGGAGACACCCGCCGCCGCCTTCCCGGCCGCCGGTTACTACCGGGTGGAATTCACCTTTGTTCCGACGACCGGCGAGCCGTACAAGCTGGTGTATGAAGGGGCCGCGCTGGGTTAGTCGTTCCGTGGGGCACCTGGATCGACTTTCAGGTATCGAATCGGTTGCTCCTTGGCAGGCTCATCGATCTGGGCGCCAGGCGCCAGGCGGAGCAGCAGGGTCGTTTGATCGGCCCGGCATTTCTCGAACTGAATGTCGATGGAGTCTACCGCTTCGAACGCGGCGATGTTTTCAAAGGTGCAGGCGTAAAACTCGACCGACTTCAGGTTGAGCTCCCCTGTCAGCCGACGCCACAAGTGCGGGTCAATTGTCTGGCGGGTCAGGCTTACCTCGCGCAGCCCGTTGAATCGCAGGAGGTCCTGCAGGAGAGGGCCTGATTCGGGCGATCCGACGAGCGTGAGTTTTTCGACGGAGCCCAGCTGCAAAAAACTGGATTCGGCTTCGGCAGGAGTTTGGTAGAAAAGCATTGTCCTCGGATCGTGATCCTGGATCTCCAGTTCCGCCAGCGCATCGATGTGTCCTGCGGGAAAAACGGGGAAGCCCATGTTCAACATTCGAAGGTGCAGCAAGCCGGCCTGGGAAAGCGTTTGGAGGTCGTCCATCACACGGGGATTTTCCTCACAGTTTTTGCGCCAGAGAATGTAAAATCTCAGCGGCTCGCCGTCTTGCCGCACTTTGATCAGATTTTCAGCCGTGTAAAACCCCGCACGCGTGAGTCGTAACAGAGATTTTCGAATCGCTTCGGAAGGAACGGTCGACCAGCGGGCGCTGCTCAATTTCTGCGTCAGGGGGGCCATGCCGGCGGCCGTGACGTGTGTGGTCTCCAGATTGAGAGTGGTGAGTTTTTTGGCCTGCGCCAGATGCACGGCTGCAGCGTCGGTGATCTGACAATGCCTCAGGCTAAGGAGATCAAGCTCGGGCAACTGACAGAGCAGACGTACGGCTTCATCGGTGACGTCCGTGTCATCCAGGTAGACATGTCTCAGGTGCGGAAGGTTTGCCAGTTGCCGGGCGTGATGATCCCCCAGAACGCACCGGCTAAAATCGACGGATTCTATCGTGTCAGCCGGCAAAATATCGGCGAGGTTTGTCTCCCACAGGTCGCAACCATGGAATCGAATGGCCGTCACCGCACCGATATAACGCCAGTCGCTGACGCCGTCGCCAGGCTCACACAACCAGGTTTCGCCGCCCCGACCTCTGACCTCCGCGATCACTCGCGCATCTCGAGCCTCACGGGCCAACTCCTGCTCGCTCTTGCCGCAGCCGGTCGCGAGGAACAGGAGCACAGCCATCAACCCCAGGCCAACCCGGGGGCGGGGACACGTCATCAGAAAAAGCCTTGCTGTTATGCGTTTCATCGCGAGGATGCGGCTGCCGCCTTTTCCTTGCTCCTCGATAAGGTCAGTACAATTCGTCTTCGTCCAGTTCGCCGACGGTTGCCTGGGGCGCCACACGCAGCAGTTCGGTCGTTTGTTCGGCCGGACAGCTCTTGAACTGGATGCGGGCGGAGTCGTTTTGGATCGCCTGGAACGCGGCGATGTTTTCAAAGGTGCATTCGAGGAAGTCGATCTGCTGCAGCTCCCGTTCGGCCGTCAGCAGGCGCCACAGGTCCGGGTCAATCGCCTGGTGGGACAGGCTCACCTGGCGCAGTCCTTTAAGCTTCAGAAGTTCCCGCAGCAGCGGGCCCAGGTCGCCGCTGGCTTCGATCGTGAGTTTTTCGACGGAGCCCAGCTGGGACAGGCTGGCGACTGCGTCGGCGGCGGGGGGAGATGTGGCGGGATCAATGTACGATTTCACATAGAAAACCAGCTCCGCAATCGAATCCAGCTGACCGTCCGGCACGGCAGGGAAGGAAGACATGTCCACCTGGATGCGCAGCAAGCCGGCCTGGGAAAGCGTCTGGAAATGTTCCATCACGCGGGCATCCTGGTTCCATTGCCCGCCCCACTCCACGTCAAACGTCAAAGGTTCGCCGTCGTCCCGCACTTCGCTGAGATTATCCTCGATGAACAGGCCCATGCGCGAGATCCGCACCATTGCCAGCCGCACCGCTTCCGAAGGTACGGTCGACCATTGCGAGCCGGCGACGCTCAACTGCGGCGCCAGGGCGGCGATGCCGGCGGGCGTAACGTAAGTCGCCCGCAGACCGACATGCCGGAGATTTCTGGCCGACGCCAGAGACGCCGCAGCGGCGTCGGAAATCTGGCATCGGTCCAGGTCCAGGTATTCCAGCGCGGGAAGCTGGGACAGCAGACGCACGCCTTCATCGGTGATGTCCGTGTCGCTGAGGCGAACGGTGGTCAGGCGAGGCAAACTGGCCAGCTGCCTGGCATGATGATCCCCAAAACTGCACTGGCGAAAGTCGACATAAGTGATCGTGTCGGCCTGTACGATTTCCGCCAGGCTAGAATCCCACAGATCACAGCACTGGAAACTCACGCCCGCCACCGCGCCCGCATACAGTCCCGTGTCGGCGACGTCCTCAGGGTCCACCTGGGTCACCTCGCCGCCCAGGCGATGGACCTCCGCCGCAACTTTCGCATCACGGGCCCGGCGGGCCAGGTCCTGCTCGC is part of the Lignipirellula cremea genome and encodes:
- a CDS encoding ParB N-terminal domain-containing protein, coding for MKIRDRIIDFRRVPADQLLPNPKNWRTHPVAQQDALRGILAEVGIADAVLARETPAGLMLIDGHLRADVSADAVWPVLVLDVDDDEADKLLASHDPLAAMAVADQQKLDELLAGLVVESAALQAMFDDLQPDSGQPDEPEEESPEVEIPEMFQVVVACVSEADQADVYSRLTEEGYRCRVLTL
- a CDS encoding GNAT family N-acetyltransferase, coding for MPRFDLVVECPLFNSFRVQQAAGMFDMAPAEKLREEFHVETPELDEPWTIGAIVGPSGSGKTTVARAAYGERVYAGGNWPADAAVVDQFGDLPMTAITQALTAVGFSSPPSWIKPYAALSNGEQFRCDLARALLCGAQGPGEAMPGDDLVVFDEFTSVVDRAAARIGSAAVSKAIRSGRIDRRMVTVTCHYDVLEWLEPDWVLDMADGRLQRRRLRRPRLEMQVRRCTHAAWSLFKRYHYLSGALSPYAECFLAVWEEEPVAFCAVLNIPGRRGRKRISRIVVRPDYQGIGVGGRMLDAVAEMYRRQQKRMNITTSHPAMIASLRRSPRWKAVGFKPLGNRRTRGTRRPDVGSLGRSIASFEYHHRPDAVADDPPGSLP
- a CDS encoding phage terminase large subunit, which codes for MSTSVTPLAIYEKQAEFRQSSAWIRGFCAGRGAGKTRIGAVDIMLRARSGEPFMVVSPNYIMLDETTWPTFREAAEQLGVWRGGVRSPTRRAVIRTQDGGQAEVVFRSGENPESLRGPSKAGLWIDEASLMSQEVFHWATPVLRHRGKMGFLTLTFTPKGRRHWTYDLFFDEAGRPKPDTHLVHAHTRENPFLPPQYHGNIESQYTQTLASQELGGEFIELAGEMFRREWFPVLPAAPATIARVRYWDKAATHGSGAFTAGVRMARTDDGLFVVEDVVRGQWSSLERDRVMLQTAHTDANLSGTPVRIFFEQEGGSGGKESAEQTLRLLAGFSVQRDLVSGRRDRLRAGQRLPGDAKISRAGPLAAQAEAGNVRLLRGRWIDDYLAEICAFPEYPYADQVDASSGAFNKLIALTATSDQPQRIAAPRPQPSRHGVQFRR
- a CDS encoding leucine-rich repeat domain-containing protein gives rise to the protein MTCPRPRVGLGLMAVLLFLATGCGKSEQELAREARDARVIAEVRGRGGETWLCEPGDGVSDWRYIGAVTAIRFHGCDLWETNLADILPADTIESVDFSRCVLGDHHARQLANLPHLRHVYLDDTDVTDEAVRLLCQLPELDLLSLRHCQITDAAAVHLAQAKKLTTLNLETTHVTAAGMAPLTQKLSSARWSTVPSEAIRKSLLRLTRAGFYTAENLIKVRQDGEPLRFYILWRKNCEENPRVMDDLQTLSQAGLLHLRMLNMGFPVFPAGHIDALAELEIQDHDPRTMLFYQTPAEAESSFLQLGSVEKLTLVGSPESGPLLQDLLRFNGLREVSLTRQTIDPHLWRRLTGELNLKSVEFYACTFENIAAFEAVDSIDIQFEKCRADQTTLLLRLAPGAQIDEPAKEQPIRYLKVDPGAPRND